A single region of the Granulicella aggregans genome encodes:
- a CDS encoding tetratricopeptide repeat protein encodes MKQHAWMIQTRAFLKALLVFMAIFLAIAQSAFAQEKPLPADKASDARIRFWQMQVARDTEYWGSYNELAAAYAQKARETGDISYFQLAEGSLEQSLKFESTHKEAAPAFAQLATVHLSEHKFREAGEDAEKAIKLLPTDLAAYPYAGDAQLEQGNYDAAQKFYDYVKPPEDGTQHPGIEFLAASHGAGLHWIKGDTAKAFDDLERAIVLGKEMHMPAENLAWTEFMLGEQSFQLGDFIKAEEREDNSLRDFPKYHRALAAMGQIRAAQGRLPEAIDLYKQAIAIIPLPLYLTALGDVYTVTGDKANAEKQYATVEFIGRLNEINQQVYNRELALFYADHDRKLPEALKLARKEFEVRHDVYTSDALAWAFLKNGQTQDAKEEIERAMRMGTKDALMEYHAGMIYAAAGDRAKAAEHLERALAINPQFHVLFAPQTQKMVAALKAQTQTTVGVNAGGEHASQN; translated from the coding sequence ATGAAACAACATGCTTGGATGATCCAGACGAGGGCCTTTCTGAAGGCCCTCCTTGTCTTCATGGCCATCTTTCTGGCAATCGCACAGTCGGCGTTCGCACAGGAGAAGCCTCTTCCGGCGGACAAAGCCTCCGATGCTCGGATACGCTTCTGGCAGATGCAGGTTGCCCGAGACACGGAGTACTGGGGCAGCTACAACGAGCTTGCCGCGGCTTATGCGCAGAAGGCGCGCGAGACCGGCGATATCAGCTACTTCCAACTCGCCGAAGGATCTCTTGAACAGTCCTTGAAGTTCGAATCGACGCACAAGGAGGCTGCGCCAGCGTTCGCGCAACTGGCCACGGTGCATCTCTCCGAGCACAAGTTTCGAGAGGCAGGAGAGGACGCCGAGAAGGCCATCAAGCTGCTGCCGACCGACCTTGCGGCCTATCCCTATGCGGGCGACGCCCAACTTGAGCAGGGCAACTACGACGCGGCGCAGAAGTTCTACGACTACGTAAAGCCTCCCGAGGATGGAACGCAGCATCCAGGAATCGAGTTTCTGGCGGCAAGTCACGGAGCCGGACTGCATTGGATCAAAGGCGACACCGCAAAGGCATTTGACGATCTCGAACGGGCGATCGTTCTTGGCAAAGAGATGCACATGCCTGCGGAGAACCTCGCCTGGACCGAGTTCATGCTGGGCGAACAGAGCTTTCAGTTAGGCGACTTCATCAAGGCCGAGGAGCGCGAGGACAACTCGCTTCGCGACTTCCCGAAGTATCACCGCGCGCTGGCCGCGATGGGGCAGATACGCGCCGCGCAGGGGAGACTGCCGGAGGCGATCGACTTATACAAGCAGGCGATCGCCATCATCCCGCTGCCGCTCTATCTCACGGCCCTGGGCGATGTCTATACGGTGACCGGCGACAAGGCGAACGCCGAGAAGCAGTATGCGACAGTAGAGTTCATCGGACGTCTGAACGAGATCAACCAGCAGGTCTACAACCGCGAGTTGGCCTTGTTTTATGCTGACCATGACCGTAAGCTTCCCGAAGCTCTGAAGCTTGCGCGCAAGGAGTTCGAGGTGCGCCACGATGTCTATACATCCGACGCGCTCGCCTGGGCGTTTTTGAAGAATGGCCAGACGCAGGATGCGAAGGAAGAGATCGAGCGCGCGATGCGGATGGGGACAAAGGACGCTCTGATGGAGTATCACGCAGGCATGATCTACGCGGCGGCGGGCGATAGGGCGAAGGCAGCAGAGCATCTTGAGCGCGCTCTCGCCATCAATCCGCAGTTCCATGTTCTCTTTGCTCCGCAGACGCAGAAGATGGTCGCGGCCTTGAAGGCGCAGACGCAGACAACGGTTGGGGTGAATGCTGGCGGAGAACATGCAAGCCAGAACTAG
- a CDS encoding DUF4331 domain-containing protein has product MKHTKNWMRAVVAFTVMAGTVAFLTLAPAKQMKKVYGSDHREAPTVDGLPEGDITDLYSFTDPNDSTRVVFIMNVNPFAQAAEGGSYAFSPEMLYQFKIDNTGDAREDQVIQIVFDQPGQGQTASVYGPAVPTTTGSRNTLVTSAPTATGKFGTVFGSSSAVQAYVGLRDDPFVFDFAQFTRILNGSQDLFRAVGPFRGRPVRSDGTSGVDTFAGFNVTSIAISVPKSMLRGSTSMINVWATVSKLVPTRHGQNTYDQFERQGQQAFATIFVPSGAPRDAFNFAIPENDVASYSSLVPDALTTTDNDGTGNTIAGRAALLQAEGVAALPNGAPLLLPASFGNTSKDLLRIALLPDVQRLDLDLPFGTLAIGQFGLQNGRPLDYSTIDVPLQLLRQLTDVQFPAGVTGGGTLGTRAALNCTAFPQCQDRRVLVVLQGTQFIKPDNTITNYLDGNDYPFLATFPYIPAPHPLPGAPGTIDYPTQQ; this is encoded by the coding sequence ATGAAGCACACGAAGAACTGGATGCGCGCAGTTGTGGCTTTCACGGTGATGGCCGGCACGGTTGCTTTCCTGACCCTGGCGCCAGCGAAGCAGATGAAGAAAGTGTACGGCTCTGACCATCGCGAGGCTCCAACGGTCGACGGCCTGCCAGAAGGCGACATCACCGACCTGTATTCCTTTACCGACCCGAACGACTCGACTCGCGTCGTCTTCATCATGAACGTGAACCCGTTTGCTCAGGCGGCTGAAGGCGGAAGCTATGCCTTCTCTCCCGAGATGCTCTACCAGTTCAAGATCGATAACACCGGTGACGCCCGCGAAGACCAGGTCATCCAGATCGTCTTCGACCAGCCCGGACAGGGGCAGACCGCCTCGGTCTACGGTCCGGCTGTACCCACAACCACAGGATCTCGCAACACCTTGGTGACCAGCGCGCCCACGGCGACGGGTAAGTTTGGTACCGTCTTCGGTAGCTCGAGTGCCGTGCAGGCGTATGTGGGACTCCGCGACGATCCCTTCGTCTTCGACTTCGCCCAGTTCACACGCATCCTGAATGGCAGCCAGGACCTCTTCCGCGCAGTCGGCCCCTTCCGCGGCCGCCCAGTTCGCTCCGATGGCACCAGCGGCGTCGACACCTTCGCCGGCTTCAACGTGACCTCTATTGCGATCTCGGTGCCGAAGAGCATGTTGCGTGGCAGCACCTCGATGATTAACGTCTGGGCAACGGTCAGCAAGCTTGTTCCGACGCGCCACGGCCAGAATACCTATGACCAGTTCGAGCGCCAGGGACAACAGGCATTCGCTACGATCTTTGTACCGAGCGGCGCGCCTCGTGATGCCTTCAACTTCGCGATCCCTGAAAACGATGTTGCCAGCTACTCCAGCCTGGTGCCGGACGCTCTGACCACTACCGACAACGATGGTACGGGCAACACCATCGCTGGACGAGCTGCCTTGCTCCAGGCCGAAGGCGTAGCGGCACTGCCGAACGGAGCTCCGCTTCTGTTGCCCGCCAGCTTCGGCAATACCAGCAAGGACCTCCTCCGCATTGCCCTTCTGCCAGACGTGCAGCGACTCGATCTAGATCTTCCGTTCGGTACTTTGGCTATCGGCCAGTTCGGTCTGCAAAACGGTCGTCCGCTCGACTACTCAACGATCGACGTTCCTTTGCAACTTCTGCGTCAACTCACGGATGTGCAGTTTCCTGCGGGCGTAACCGGCGGCGGTACGCTGGGAACCAGGGCCGCGTTGAACTGCACCGCGTTCCCGCAGTGCCAGGATCGTCGCGTCTTGGTCGTCCTGCAAGGTACGCAGTTCATCAAGCCTGACAACACCATCACCAACTATCTCGATGGCAACGATTATCCGTTCCTCGCGACCTTCCCGTACATCCCGGCTCCGCATCCGCTTCCAGGAGCTCCAGGGACGATCGATTACCCGACGCAGCAGTAG
- a CDS encoding purine nucleoside permease: MRNRLFLSLLVGMFSIAGVAAAQEKPWPIKVVIVTTFEPGEDTGDAPGEFQYWVEREHLDEKIDFPGGVRALRINKSHDVLGIVTGMTLSNAGPSMMALGLDPRFDLTHAYFLVAGIAGVDPKIGSIGTAAWASYVVGDISRQIDSREAPANWPYGMFVIGAHEPNVLPKTQMSNNLYELNGKLAHWAYLETRDVKIPDNAAMQQSRVGWDGFPKAGEPPVVLEGDSFASDTYWHGKIMTGYAEDWVKLWTVGRGTFAMTNMEDSAIAEAMHRLDRLHRADYQRLLVLRVGSNYSMPKPGKTALESVSMPYIKSTAFESTWLVGSAVVHELVTKWDTYRDQTPGK, encoded by the coding sequence GTGAGAAATCGTCTGTTCTTGTCCCTGTTGGTTGGAATGTTTTCCATCGCAGGCGTTGCCGCCGCGCAGGAGAAGCCATGGCCGATCAAGGTCGTCATCGTCACGACGTTTGAGCCAGGTGAGGACACCGGCGACGCACCCGGAGAGTTTCAGTACTGGGTGGAGCGCGAGCATCTCGACGAGAAGATCGACTTTCCGGGGGGAGTTCGGGCGCTGCGAATCAACAAGTCGCATGATGTGCTCGGCATCGTGACCGGGATGACCCTCTCGAACGCGGGGCCGTCGATGATGGCGCTGGGGCTCGATCCGCGATTCGATCTCACCCATGCTTACTTTCTCGTAGCTGGGATTGCCGGTGTCGACCCCAAGATTGGATCGATCGGGACGGCTGCGTGGGCGAGCTACGTGGTGGGCGATATCTCGCGCCAGATCGACAGCCGCGAGGCTCCCGCAAACTGGCCGTACGGGATGTTTGTCATCGGAGCGCATGAGCCCAATGTGCTTCCCAAAACGCAGATGTCCAACAACTTATATGAGTTGAACGGGAAGCTGGCGCACTGGGCCTATCTTGAAACGAGGGATGTGAAGATTCCCGATAATGCTGCGATGCAGCAATCGCGCGTTGGCTGGGATGGCTTCCCCAAGGCCGGCGAACCGCCGGTGGTGCTCGAAGGCGACAGCTTCGCATCGGACACTTATTGGCATGGCAAGATCATGACCGGATATGCCGAGGACTGGGTAAAGCTGTGGACCGTCGGGCGCGGCACGTTTGCGATGACCAACATGGAAGACTCGGCGATCGCCGAGGCGATGCACCGGCTCGACCGGCTGCATCGCGCGGACTATCAACGGCTGCTGGTGTTGCGCGTTGGAAGCAACTACAGCATGCCGAAGCCGGGGAAGACGGCGCTAGAGAGCGTGAGTATGCCGTACATCAAGTCGACGGCGTTCGAATCGACATGGCTGGTGGGAAGCGCTGTCGTCCATGAACTGGTGACAAAGTGGGACACATACCGGGACCAGACCCCTGGAAAGTGA
- a CDS encoding CocE/NonD family hydrolase, producing MVNLFKAATLVCLSFSMMVGAAVAQEKMPGDDLAKDFKVPAVDRDYDKRVVMVPMRDGTKLYTVIVVPKGAKGAPILLTRTCYNAAARAARSESPKMIEALPLSDEGFVAAGYIRVYQDVRGKYGSEGPYLMTPPPVNSGFNPTGADDTTDAYDTIDWLVKNVPETNGRVGMIGSSYEGFTVVMALLAPHPALKVAAPESPMVDGWMGDDWFHYGAFRQNNLDYFLGQTSMRGAGAKVPRAGRDDYSNYLTAGSAGDFARALGEDQLPYWKTVEEHPSYDAFWQSQALDKLIAKAPMTVPTMWEQGLWDQEDMWGAIHSFRALEAKDTHHLNHLVMGPWRHSQINREGRTLGPFTWATDTAAQWRKDVLLPFFNEYLKPGSPKVETPKTWIYNPGEDRWETPKAWPASCEVGCPVASKPLYLTAGGKLSFDPPNAGAEFDEYVSDPAKPVPYRPRPIAADDRDGWGNWLLMDQRFVDGRPDVLTYETEPLKEAMKLSGEPVAHLFASTSGTDSDWVVKVIDVYPDRMTPPVEMSGYELPLATDIFRGRYRTSFEHPSALTPNEPLEFKFGLPMINHTFKPGHRIMVQVQSTLFPLYDRNPQTFVPNIFDAKVGDYHKATERIWHKPGTASYVSLPVVPVTE from the coding sequence ATGGTGAACTTGTTCAAGGCAGCGACGCTGGTGTGTCTTTCGTTTTCGATGATGGTGGGCGCTGCGGTGGCGCAGGAGAAGATGCCCGGTGACGACCTGGCAAAGGACTTCAAGGTTCCAGCGGTTGATCGCGACTACGACAAGCGCGTTGTGATGGTGCCGATGCGCGATGGGACGAAGCTGTATACCGTAATCGTCGTGCCGAAGGGCGCGAAGGGCGCTCCGATCCTGCTGACTCGAACTTGCTATAACGCTGCGGCGCGAGCGGCGCGGTCAGAGTCGCCGAAGATGATCGAGGCGCTGCCGCTGAGCGACGAAGGCTTTGTGGCTGCTGGATACATCCGCGTCTATCAGGACGTGCGCGGAAAGTATGGGTCGGAAGGGCCTTATCTGATGACGCCGCCGCCGGTAAACTCCGGCTTCAACCCGACCGGTGCGGACGATACGACCGACGCCTACGACACGATCGACTGGCTGGTGAAGAACGTTCCCGAGACGAACGGACGCGTGGGCATGATCGGGTCGTCGTACGAGGGATTCACGGTGGTGATGGCGCTGCTCGCACCGCACCCGGCTCTGAAGGTGGCCGCTCCCGAGAGCCCCATGGTGGATGGCTGGATGGGCGACGACTGGTTCCACTACGGAGCATTCCGGCAGAACAATCTCGACTACTTCCTGGGCCAGACCTCGATGCGTGGTGCAGGGGCGAAGGTTCCGCGCGCGGGGCGGGATGATTACTCGAACTACCTCACAGCAGGTTCGGCGGGAGACTTTGCTCGGGCGCTGGGCGAGGACCAGCTTCCTTACTGGAAGACGGTCGAGGAGCATCCGTCCTACGACGCCTTCTGGCAGAGTCAGGCGCTGGATAAGTTGATCGCGAAGGCTCCGATGACGGTGCCAACGATGTGGGAGCAGGGTCTATGGGACCAGGAGGATATGTGGGGAGCTATCCACAGCTTCCGCGCACTGGAGGCGAAGGACACGCATCACCTTAACCACCTCGTGATGGGCCCCTGGCGGCATAGCCAGATCAACCGCGAAGGCCGGACGCTTGGCCCTTTCACCTGGGCGACCGACACGGCGGCGCAGTGGCGCAAGGACGTTCTGCTGCCGTTCTTCAACGAGTATCTGAAGCCCGGATCGCCGAAGGTGGAGACGCCGAAGACGTGGATCTACAACCCCGGCGAGGACCGCTGGGAGACTCCCAAGGCGTGGCCGGCGAGCTGTGAAGTTGGGTGCCCAGTGGCATCGAAGCCGCTCTATCTCACGGCGGGCGGGAAGTTATCGTTCGATCCGCCGAATGCCGGTGCAGAGTTCGATGAGTATGTCTCCGACCCGGCCAAGCCCGTACCGTACCGTCCGAGGCCGATTGCCGCGGACGACAGAGATGGCTGGGGAAACTGGCTGCTCATGGATCAGCGCTTTGTCGATGGGCGGCCGGATGTGTTGACCTACGAGACCGAGCCACTGAAGGAAGCGATGAAGCTCTCGGGAGAACCTGTGGCACATCTCTTCGCCTCGACCAGTGGCACGGATTCGGACTGGGTGGTTAAGGTGATCGACGTCTATCCGGACCGGATGACTCCTCCTGTCGAGATGAGCGGATACGAACTCCCGCTGGCGACGGACATCTTTCGCGGTCGCTACCGGACGAGCTTCGAGCACCCTTCCGCGCTGACACCGAACGAGCCGCTGGAGTTCAAGTTCGGGCTGCCGATGATCAACCACACCTTCAAGCCGGGGCATCGGATCATGGTGCAGGTGCAATCGACGCTGTTTCCGCTGTACGACCGGAACCCGCAGACCTTTGTGCCGAACATCTTCGATGCGAAGGTCGGCGACTATCACAAGGCGACTGAGCGCATCTGGCACAAGCCGGGGACGGCGAGCTATGTAAGCCTGCCGGTTGTACCGGTCACGGAGTAA
- a CDS encoding LLM class flavin-dependent oxidoreductase, with protein MGRSAGAGHLITVGKNGKHDLKLSVLDQSPVPEGSTPGQALANSIALARRVDELGYRRFWMSEHHAMDTLACTAPEIMLSRIGAETKRIRLGSGGIMLPHYSAFKVAEVFRTLHALYPGRIDLGIGRAPGGGPVESLALKRDRKTGMADDFSEQVSELLAYFGEGFPERHPFAKMRVSPEMPGAPDLWMLGSSMWSSAAAANFGLPYAFAHFFSPVHTRAAIEAYQRGFLASGRIDGRERPEATIAVGVICAETDEEADYLASSVRVLQRRIRLGDRRPVASPEAALRELQVFGDIAVEEGEWPRYFVGTPTTVGKRLRAMAAELGIGELIVNTIAWDHAARIRSYELLAGEFDLN; from the coding sequence ATGGGTCGTTCCGCTGGGGCCGGACATCTAATCACCGTGGGTAAAAACGGAAAACACGACCTGAAGCTTTCTGTACTCGATCAATCACCCGTGCCCGAGGGAAGTACGCCCGGGCAGGCGCTGGCGAACTCCATCGCCCTGGCGCGACGGGTGGATGAACTGGGCTATCGTCGATTCTGGATGTCCGAGCATCATGCGATGGACACACTGGCATGCACGGCTCCGGAGATCATGCTCTCGCGCATCGGCGCGGAGACGAAGCGGATACGGCTTGGGTCGGGCGGAATCATGCTGCCGCACTACTCCGCATTCAAGGTGGCAGAGGTCTTTCGCACATTGCATGCGCTCTATCCGGGACGAATAGATCTTGGGATCGGGCGCGCTCCGGGTGGCGGGCCGGTGGAGTCGCTGGCGCTGAAGCGCGACCGCAAGACGGGGATGGCAGACGATTTTTCGGAGCAGGTGAGTGAGCTGCTGGCGTACTTCGGCGAGGGATTTCCCGAGCGCCATCCCTTTGCGAAGATGCGTGTTTCGCCGGAGATGCCGGGCGCTCCGGATCTGTGGATGCTTGGATCGAGCATGTGGAGTTCCGCCGCTGCGGCCAACTTTGGCTTGCCCTACGCGTTCGCCCATTTCTTTAGTCCCGTCCACACGCGCGCGGCGATCGAAGCCTACCAGCGTGGATTTCTTGCCAGTGGCCGTATTGATGGCCGGGAGAGACCGGAGGCGACGATTGCTGTCGGTGTCATCTGCGCGGAGACCGATGAGGAGGCCGATTATCTCGCCTCAAGCGTGCGCGTGCTGCAACGCCGGATCAGGCTGGGAGATCGCCGGCCCGTCGCATCTCCAGAAGCCGCGCTGCGCGAGCTACAGGTCTTTGGCGATATCGCCGTCGAAGAGGGCGAGTGGCCACGGTATTTCGTGGGAACTCCGACGACGGTGGGCAAACGGCTGAGGGCGATGGCGGCTGAACTAGGCATCGGTGAGCTGATCGTCAACACAATTGCGTGGGATCACGCGGCGCGCATCAGGAGCTACGAGCTGTTGGCTGGGGAGTTCGACTTGAATTAG
- the deoC gene encoding deoxyribose-phosphate aldolase, with the protein MNTVAISDLPAFDAAAFAAHTLSSPANLAAVLDHTLLKPEATRSQVLTLCAEAAEHRFACAMVNPTWVSTAVHALAGTGVPVGVVIGFPLGATLSSSKRDETVRVLKLGAHDVDMVLNVGLLKSGQKEDFEAVRQDIRGVVELAHAGGAIVKVILETCLLTFEEKLRAADLALSAGADFLKTSTGFSTGGATADDIALLRGVAGNHAGVKASGGIRSLTDATAMLNAGATRIGASASVRIIAELNGQAATTPPATGY; encoded by the coding sequence TTGAACACCGTTGCCATCTCCGATCTACCCGCATTCGACGCCGCCGCCTTTGCCGCTCATACACTTAGCTCCCCTGCCAACCTAGCCGCCGTCCTCGACCACACGCTGCTGAAGCCCGAAGCGACGCGCTCGCAGGTGCTGACCCTGTGCGCCGAGGCGGCTGAGCATCGCTTTGCCTGCGCTATGGTCAATCCCACATGGGTCTCAACCGCCGTACATGCGCTCGCCGGAACCGGCGTTCCCGTAGGCGTGGTCATCGGCTTCCCTCTCGGCGCGACGCTCTCCAGCTCCAAGCGCGACGAGACCGTCCGCGTGTTGAAGCTCGGCGCTCACGATGTGGACATGGTCCTCAACGTCGGCCTGCTCAAGTCTGGCCAGAAAGAAGACTTCGAAGCGGTACGCCAGGACATTCGCGGCGTCGTGGAGCTGGCCCACGCTGGGGGTGCCATCGTAAAGGTGATCCTCGAGACCTGCCTGCTCACCTTCGAAGAAAAACTTCGCGCCGCCGACCTTGCCCTCTCAGCCGGTGCCGACTTCCTCAAGACCAGCACTGGCTTCTCGACCGGCGGAGCGACCGCCGACGACATCGCATTACTGCGCGGAGTTGCAGGAAATCACGCTGGCGTAAAGGCCTCAGGCGGCATCCGCTCTTTGACCGATGCGACGGCAATGCTAAACGCCGGTGCTACGCGCATCGGTGCCAGCGCAAGCGTCCGCATCATCGCGGAGCTCAATGGCCAGGCGGCCACAACGCCTCCGGCTACGGGATATTGA
- a CDS encoding alpha/beta hydrolase, with amino-acid sequence MRKLATLAGVAFAASVALAPMFGQARPTPPARDPLTPGYPAATELPDGQLPPKNADGNFILGPTHTSVPESLPQTGVPQGSIFEFTMNSPDSKLYPGIAREPGTFGTVDPAEPSKLIVTTSHPAPYSRKVSVYIPKQYIAGTIAPFIVGADGPDRTLFTVLDNLIAQKRVPAMIAISISNGGGDAQGSERGLEYDTMSGRYAEFVETEVLPEVEAKYHVKLTKDPDGRATTGGSSGGSCALIMAWYHPELYHRVLTYSGTYVNQQWPYSAETPHGAWEFHEHLIPNTTRKPLRLWLEVGDRDLLNPNIMRDEMHDWVLANEKMAEVLAAKGYHYQFVFARNAGHVDQAVRRQTLGEALEYVWQGYVPVTR; translated from the coding sequence ATGAGGAAGCTCGCCACGCTCGCTGGGGTTGCATTCGCTGCGAGCGTGGCGCTTGCCCCTATGTTTGGTCAGGCACGGCCCACGCCGCCTGCTCGCGACCCACTCACTCCGGGATATCCTGCGGCAACGGAGTTGCCGGATGGCCAACTTCCTCCGAAGAACGCCGATGGCAACTTCATCCTCGGCCCGACTCATACGAGCGTTCCCGAGAGTCTGCCGCAGACCGGCGTGCCACAGGGCTCGATCTTTGAGTTCACCATGAACTCCCCCGACAGCAAGCTCTACCCCGGCATCGCGCGTGAGCCCGGAACCTTCGGCACGGTCGATCCTGCGGAACCGAGCAAGCTCATCGTCACCACCAGCCATCCTGCTCCTTACAGCCGCAAGGTGAGCGTCTACATCCCGAAGCAGTACATCGCCGGAACGATCGCGCCATTCATCGTCGGAGCTGACGGGCCCGACCGTACGCTCTTCACCGTGCTCGACAATCTCATCGCACAGAAACGCGTTCCAGCCATGATTGCCATCTCGATCAGCAACGGCGGAGGTGATGCTCAGGGCAGCGAACGCGGCCTCGAGTACGACACCATGTCCGGCCGCTACGCCGAGTTTGTAGAAACCGAAGTCCTGCCGGAAGTCGAAGCGAAGTATCACGTCAAGCTAACGAAAGACCCCGACGGCCGCGCCACCACAGGCGGAAGCTCCGGTGGGTCATGCGCTCTGATCATGGCCTGGTATCACCCGGAGCTTTATCACCGCGTCCTGACTTACTCCGGCACTTACGTGAATCAGCAGTGGCCGTACTCGGCTGAGACTCCGCATGGTGCGTGGGAGTTTCACGAGCACCTTATCCCGAACACCACGCGCAAACCGCTTCGGCTATGGCTTGAGGTCGGCGACCGCGACCTGCTCAACCCAAACATCATGCGCGACGAGATGCACGACTGGGTGCTGGCCAACGAGAAGATGGCCGAGGTGCTTGCCGCGAAGGGATATCACTATCAGTTCGTGTTCGCGCGCAATGCTGGGCACGTCGATCAGGCAGTGAGACGGCAGACACTTGGTGAAGCTCTCGAATACGTCTGGCAGGGTTATGTTCCTGTCACTCGATAG
- a CDS encoding glycoside hydrolase family 13 protein: MSKSVFKIAGVLSLACLLGGLNQSKEALAQGAPVAQVNGYEPKWWKEAVVYQIYPRSFKDSNGDGIGDLNGITEKLDYLQKLGVNVIWLSPHYDSPNADNGYDIRDYEKVMKEFGTMADFDKMLAGIKQRHMRLIIDLVVNHTSDEHKWFVESAKSKTNPYRDYYIWRDGKPNPAAPNGFDPPNNYPSFFSGSAWQYSAPTKQFYLHLFAVKQPDLNWENPKVRESVYSLMRFWLDKGVDGFRMDVIPLISKQPGLPDLAPGTDYVKLWANGPHRDEYLQEMNKKALSAYDTMTVGEAIGITLEEEPKIIDDSRHELNLVFNFDAMRISRGDGYSARKWTLPQFKAIYTNHANVLGKTSWDTVFLSNHDAPRVVSTFGDDSAEFRVPSAKLLETMILTLRGTPFLYEGDELGMTNYPFTKLSQFDDIEVKNAYKAKVLTGKMTEAEFIAGAHQFGRDNSRTPMQWDATSNGGFTTGDKPWLAVNPNYKEINAASEVADKDSVFAYTQQLIALHHAHKALVYGDYKDLDPENEKVFAYTRTLGDEKFLVVLNFGGAATQFTLPDGLTPSSLVLSNLPAGLPDDGGTLKLRPWETRIYRY, encoded by the coding sequence ATGTCTAAAAGTGTTTTCAAGATTGCGGGAGTTCTCTCGCTTGCGTGTCTTCTAGGTGGACTGAACCAGTCGAAGGAAGCATTGGCTCAGGGTGCGCCAGTAGCTCAGGTAAACGGATATGAGCCGAAGTGGTGGAAAGAGGCCGTCGTCTATCAGATCTATCCGCGGTCGTTCAAAGACTCGAACGGCGATGGCATCGGCGACCTGAACGGCATCACGGAGAAGCTCGACTACCTGCAGAAGCTGGGCGTGAATGTGATCTGGCTGAGTCCGCACTACGACTCGCCGAACGCGGATAACGGCTACGATATCCGCGACTACGAAAAGGTGATGAAGGAGTTCGGCACCATGGCGGACTTCGACAAGATGCTGGCTGGCATCAAGCAGCGGCATATGCGGCTCATCATCGACCTGGTGGTGAATCACACCTCGGACGAACATAAATGGTTCGTCGAGAGCGCGAAGAGTAAGACCAATCCGTACCGGGACTATTACATCTGGCGCGACGGTAAGCCGAACCCTGCAGCGCCGAATGGCTTCGATCCGCCGAATAACTACCCTAGCTTCTTCTCTGGTTCGGCGTGGCAGTACAGCGCGCCGACGAAGCAGTTCTACCTGCATCTCTTCGCGGTGAAGCAGCCAGACTTGAACTGGGAGAACCCAAAGGTGCGCGAGTCGGTCTACAGCCTGATGCGGTTCTGGCTGGACAAGGGAGTCGATGGCTTCCGCATGGATGTGATCCCGTTGATCTCGAAGCAGCCCGGCCTGCCTGACCTCGCACCGGGGACGGACTATGTGAAGCTGTGGGCGAATGGGCCTCATCGCGACGAGTACCTGCAGGAGATGAATAAGAAGGCGTTGAGCGCCTATGACACGATGACCGTGGGAGAAGCGATCGGTATCACGCTTGAGGAAGAGCCAAAGATCATCGATGACAGTCGACATGAGTTGAATCTGGTCTTCAACTTCGATGCGATGCGGATCAGCCGTGGCGACGGTTACTCGGCGCGCAAGTGGACGTTGCCGCAGTTCAAGGCCATCTATACCAATCACGCGAATGTGTTGGGGAAGACGAGTTGGGACACGGTGTTTCTTTCGAACCACGACGCTCCAAGGGTTGTCTCGACCTTCGGGGATGATTCGGCGGAGTTCCGCGTGCCATCGGCGAAGTTGCTCGAGACGATGATTCTGACGCTGCGCGGCACGCCGTTTCTCTACGAAGGCGATGAGTTGGGCATGACGAACTATCCGTTCACCAAACTCTCTCAGTTCGACGACATCGAGGTGAAGAACGCTTACAAGGCAAAGGTGCTGACCGGCAAGATGACGGAGGCGGAGTTTATTGCGGGGGCTCATCAGTTTGGGCGCGACAACTCACGAACGCCGATGCAGTGGGACGCGACTTCGAATGGCGGATTCACGACTGGCGATAAGCCGTGGCTTGCAGTGAATCCGAACTACAAGGAGATCAACGCTGCATCGGAGGTTGCGGACAAGGACTCAGTGTTCGCCTATACGCAGCAGTTGATCGCGCTGCATCATGCGCACAAGGCGCTTGTGTATGGCGACTACAAGGACCTTGACCCGGAGAACGAGAAGGTATTTGCCTATACGCGAACGCTTGGTGACGAAAAGTTCCTCGTGGTGCTGAACTTTGGAGGAGCGGCAACGCAGTTCACATTGCCAGATGGCCTAACGCCGAGTTCGCTCGTTCTGAGTAATCTTCCAGCGGGTTTGCCTGACGATGGCGGGACGTTGAAGCTGCGGCCCTGGGAGACGCGAATATACAGGTATTAG